The nucleotide sequence AGCGCGGAAAAGACAAAAAGGAGCTGCAGGACCCATTCGGGTTTCCTGCAGCTCCTTATCGGTTATTCAGCCATCTCTTTATGATGGAATGGGCATTTGCCTTTGATCGGTTCGCTGTCGTCTCCAATGAAGAATTGCTTCCATTCATTGTGCGTCGGGTCACCAAAATGGCTGATGTCCGGGTGGGTCGGCAAGTGGTCCCAAGCTTCCACACGGGAACGCACTTTGTCGCGCGACATGATGCCGCCTTTTTCGGTCCCTTTCAAGCCTTCAAAAATGCGGCGCGGCTGGAACCCGAGCACCATCGCGTTGCCGAGATGCCGCGTTTTGCGCTGTTTGTATGCCGGGGCGTTGCCGAACACGAAAATCGGTTCGCCGTCGAAGGTAAAGTCCCACAGGTAATGGTCCGGATCTTTCGGTGCATCTTTCGGCCATTCGGTTTTATCGGTATCGTGCATGTATTGCAGCAGATCCCAGAATTGCTTCCGGTATTCTTCAAGAGAACCTTCCGTTTCAAAAGGCTCGACAAACACAAAAAGGCCGTGGCGCTTATGCTTTGGATCCTTAAACAGCTGAAGAAATGCCGAAACTGCTTCCGGCAAATTGCGCCAGTCGTCCTGGGTGACATAAGCGTAGCGGAGCTCACCTTTCAACTCGCCGCTCATCCCGAAATAGCAGGGGAACGTTTTATCGGTTACCGTGTTATGGAAGGTTTGGTATTCGTTAAGCAGCCATTCAGGCAAATCGCTGCGGTTTTGAAAATCTTCTTTTGTCAATAAAGCGTCAACAGTCGTCGTCAATGAAATTCCTCCAATTTGCTCTACATGTATCTCTGTAAAGCATTCCCTAATTGGATGGAATAAAACGGCCAGAAGACCA is from Planococcus liqunii and encodes:
- a CDS encoding YqcI/YcgG family protein; amino-acid sequence: MTTTVDALLTKEDFQNRSDLPEWLLNEYQTFHNTVTDKTFPCYFGMSGELKGELRYAYVTQDDWRNLPEAVSAFLQLFKDPKHKRHGLFVFVEPFETEGSLEEYRKQFWDLLQYMHDTDKTEWPKDAPKDPDHYLWDFTFDGEPIFVFGNAPAYKQRKTRHLGNAMVLGFQPRRIFEGLKGTEKGGIMSRDKVRSRVEAWDHLPTHPDISHFGDPTHNEWKQFFIGDDSEPIKGKCPFHHKEMAE